The following nucleotide sequence is from Kineobactrum salinum.
CGCGTTCGATCAGGCTGCGCAGCGCGAGATTGCCCACCGGATCGCCGCCACCGGACTTGGCGGTGACGTAGATTTCCCGGGCATACCTGCTGTACACGCGGGCCTTGGCGTCGGAGGTCTTGGCGATGGAGTCTTTGCGGTTCTGATAGGCGCGACCCATAGGGAGTGTCCAGTAGCCGGTAAATCCGCGCATTATAATGGCCGCGGGCCGGCTTGCCGACACATTTAGTGCCGCAACTTCAGCGCCCGCGCAGGCGCTGACGCCGGGTCCCGCTCGCGCCGTGCTACAGGTCGAGGTCGCTGGCGTCGTGCCGCTCGGGGACCTGCTCCTCTTCCGGACCCCAGATCCGGTTGACCCGCCGCCCCCGCTGTACTGCCGGGCGGGCCTGAATGTCGCGGGCCCAGCGGTTGAGGTGGGTATAGGATTCCACGTCCAGGAACTCTGCGGCCTCGTAGATATTGTCCAGCACCAGGCCACCGTACCAGGGATAGGTGGCCATGTCGGCAATGGTGTATTCGTCGCCGCCCAGATAGCGGCGGGACGCCAGGTTGCGGTCCAGCAGGTCCAGTTGGCGCTTCACTTCCAGCGCAAAGCGGTTGATCGGGTATTCCAGCTTTACCGGGGCATAGGCGTAGAAGTGGCCGAAGCCGCCACCGAGGAAGGGGGTGGCGCCCATCTGCCAGAACAGCCAGGACAGGCACTCTGCGCGTTGGCCCCGCTCGGTGGGCAGGAAGGCGCCGAACTTCTCCGCCAGGTAGACCAGGATCGCGCCGGACTCGAATACCCGCACCGGCGTCGCAGCACTGCGATCGAGCAGCGCGGGAATCTTGGAATTGGGGTTGATGGCCACAAAGCCCGAACCGAACTGGTCGCCCTCCATGATCTGGATCAGGTGCGCATCGTACTCCGCGCCGGACTCGCCCAGCGCCAGCAGCTCCTCAAGCATTATCGTGACTTTGACGCCATTGGGGGTGGCCAGGGAATACAGCTGCAACGGGTGCTTGCCCACGGGCAGCTCGCGCTCGTGGGTCGGCCCGGCGACAGGCCGGTTGATGCTGGCAAAGCGGCCACCATTGTCCTTTTCCCAACTCCAGACCCTTGGTGGGGTGTACTCGGTATTTTCGGTCATGAGGCAATGTCCTCCCTGTATGGCTCCTGCGATCCAGCCCGATTGTCCGGCTGTCGCGGAATTTTCCAGCGTCCGTACCAGCTTGGCGAGTTCCGTTGGCTGGGAATCGTTGACCGGTGTTTTCACCATGATAACGGCGGGGACCGGGAAGCAAAAGGCCTGTCGCCGCTCCGGCTCCCGGGACCAGCCAAAGGCCGGACAACTCATGTGCTACAGAAACCGGACAAATCTCTACTAACCACGTTCCACAGCGACAGGTGCGCGCGCGGTTGAAGCCTTGTACCATCCGGCTGTCGAATCCCGGGTACAGTGATAGAAGGCCATATGAGTTCAATCAAGATTCTGCAGAATGCCGTTATCTTTGACGGCATCAACGAAGACCTGGTCGAAGGCGGCAGCGTCGTTGTGGAGGACGATAGAATTCGCGAAGTCGCGGATCACGCGGTGACAATTGACGGTGCGGAAGTGCTGGACCTGGATGGACGATTCTTGATGCCAGGCCTGCTGGACCTGCACTTTCACGGCTATTCCCCCAGTTTCAACATGAGCCGGCTCGACCGAATGCCCAGGGCGCTGCTGGTCAGCAATGCCGTGCGCATACTTGAGGGAGCCCTGCAGCGAGGTTTCACCACTGTCCGTGACCCAGGCGGCGGTGATATAGGATTGGCGCTGGCCGTCGAGCAGGGCTTGATCAACGGTCCCCGGTTTCTTTTCGGCGGCAGAGCGCTGTCCCAAACCGGCGGACACGGCGACATGCGACGGCACGATGAGGTGGAACTGTGTGGCTGTGCCTACTCGGGTGTCATTTGCCAGGTGGTGGACGGCGTGGACCAGATTCGCAAAGTTTGCCGGGAAGAGCTTCACAAAGGCGCCCATCATATCAAGGTCTTTGTGTCGGGGGGTGTTACCTCACCCTCCGACCCCGTCTGGATGCCGCAGTATACGGACGAGGAGCTTCGGGCCGCGGTCGAAGAAGCAGGTTCGCGCCGCAAATACGTGGTCGTGCATTGTCATACCGACGATGGCGCCCGGCGCAGTGCCGCCGCCGGTGTGCGCTCCATTGACCACGGTACCGAGATAGGGGCGGAAACCGCTGAACTGATAGCCCGCAGGGGCGATTGCTACGTGGTGCCTACCCTGGCGGTGATGAGAGTAGTGCTTGATCTGGGCCCTCAGTTGGGCATGCACCCCGAAAGCCTGGAAAAAATGAAACCGCTCTGGTCAAAATGCCTCCAGAGTATCGAAAACTGCCAGCGTGCCGGGGTGAAACTGGGCCTGGGGACCGACATCTTCGGCACCGAAAACCACTACTTCCAAAGCCGGGAATTTGAATTGCGGGGAGAGGTCAGCAAACCGCTGGATGTCTTGAGATCAGCGACGTCAATCAATGCCGAGATAGCGCAACTGGCCGGGGAAGTGGGAGAAATCTCCGCCGGCGCAATTGCCGATATGATCGTGCTCGATTCCAATCCCCTGGACGATCTGTCCGTTTTCCAGCACGCAGGGAAAATGCCGGTAATCATGCGTGGGGGGCGATGGGTGCGCAGGTCGATATAAGCTGACAGGCGGCAGGCGGCAGGGCGTTCTACCCCATCTTCTGCGAGGCTCGAGTCAACGGCGTGCAGTGAGGGGTATACCACTGCAGGCATGCTTCCATATCACCTTAATACTTTGAAAAATATAAAAATATTGACCTGGCTCGAATTTCGCCTGACCGCAAAGCCCAAATCTACAGGAGTTCCTGGGGGCCCTGCAAGCATAGTGACTGACTTGCCAGGCGTCGGTTCTGGCCTTCAGGATCACCCAGTGGTTTCGAGCCTTGCATTCCTAATCAAGAATGTAGTATTTACATATAGGTTCTTGTGGTTGTATCATCCGGCTCAACTGCTTCGAGCGGGCCGGTACAGTAGAAAAAGAATAGAGAATCTCTACGCCCCCGCCATACATGGTCCCCAGTGAGAGTGGAGCGTCAATTGAAACTTAGTCTGCAGTCGGTTTTGGAACAGTCGAAACTATCTCCGGGAAGACTCTATATTCAGGGTGAGTGGGTTCGGGGAGCGGGTGATCGATTTCAGCAACTGCATCCGGCAAATAATGTGGTCATGAATGAGTTCGTTGAGGCCGGGGAGCGCGATGTGAATGCCGCAGTCAGTGCTGCCCGCGAGGCGTTTGATAAAGGCCCTGGCCTCGAATGCCGGCGCATGACCGCAAGAGAATACTGCAACCACTAATCGAACGCGTATACCAGGCGGAAGAGGAACTGGCCTTACTCCAAACCCTGGATAATGGTACGCCATACAGGTTCAGCCGTCATTCGAGGCTATCCGGGAAGGCGGCAGCGGACATTCTGGATCATTATGCGGGTTGGTGCGACAAAATCACTGGCGAGACTTACCCCCAGTTCACCGCAGAAGCGAACCTGCAGTATCTGTCTTTTCGAGAGCCGATAGGAGTGGCTGCGGCAATTATCGCATTCAACGCGCCTCTGGCAATGTTTGCGACGAAAGTGGGAGCCGCTCTGGCGAGTGGATGCACGATTGTAGTTAAACCCTCTGAATATACAAATATCGCGGTAAGCCGGATGGCTGAAATATTCGCGGACAGTGACCTTCCCCCGGGGGTCTTCAACTTCATTACTGGTGGTTCCAGGGCGGGCGCTGCGCTTTCGTCGCACCCCGATGTGGATAAAGTTTCGTTCACCGGAAGTGCGTCTGTCGGGGAACAGATTCTTGCAAGCAGCGGCCAGAATATGAAGCGGGTATCACTTGAGCTTGGCGGTAAGAGTGCAGGAATAGTTTTCGACGACGCTCGCAGTATTGAGGTTGCGGCAAAATCGTTGATGGGGCTTTGTTCGACCTTCTTGTCGGGGCAGATCTGCTCCACCCCAAGTCGCGCTATCGTTCACCGGTCAAAGATTGATGAGTTTGTCAATTTTTGTTCTGAACAGGTGAAAACCGTCAAGTTTGGTGATCCGTTCGATGCAAGTACTAACACAGCACCAATTATTTCAGAAAAACAGGTTAATCGAATTCTCAACTATATTGACAGTGGCCGAAGTGAAGGGGCTACTTTGTGCTTTGGCGGTGATAGGCCGGGTGGTGAACTGGAGAATGGGAACTGGATAAACCCTGCACTATTCGTTGACGTTAAAAACGACATGAGGATTGCGAGAGAGGAAATATTTGGTCCCGTACTCTGCGTTATTCCCTTTGATACGGAAGAAGAGGCTGTCGCTATTGCAAATGACAGCGAGTATGGCTTGGCTGGATGCATATATACAGCCGATGTAAGCAAAGCTTTTCGTGTTGCCAGAGCAGTACGTAGTGGCTCAGTTGGTATAAACGGATATGCAAGCAGCCCGCACTCGCCGATGGGTGGTATCCGGCGATCTGGAATAGGGCGAGAGGGCGGGTGGGCTGCTATCGATGCATTTACTGAGATAAAAACAGTCGTGCTCAATATGGACGGTTGACGGCGAACGTGTCCTGTAAGTCATGTTCAGAATGTTCGATGCCGTTTGAGGTCTGGTGCATTAATAAAAATGGAGAAGTTATTGGAATCAAGAAGTAGTCAGCGACCGAATGACCCTGTGCTACTAGGGCAAGGGCTATGGTGGCAGGACATGTCAGTCGGTGCCAAGTTCAGAACATATACACGCACTGTTACCGAAACTGACCTGGTTCAGTTTGTGGCGTTGACGGGAATGACTGATAGCACATTCCAGGACGCCGAGGCATCGAGCCCAATGGGGGGCGCCCGGTACCTGGAGCATTGACCTACGCTCTAATAGAAGGATTCATCGTTCAATCGCTAATTCGAGGCACAGGTATAGCGATGTTATCGTGTGAACAGGAAGCCATTGCTCCAGTACGGGTGAACGATACGATCCATGCTGTTGTTGAAATAGCGGCAGTCAAGCCAACATCAAGTACTAAAAGAGCTATTGTCGATTCTGTTATATCCGTCTTCAATCAGTCAGACACTTTAGTGTTTCGTTACACCTCAAAGCGCATGATTGCCGGGGCTCCATCTTCGGAGGGGGAGGTGTGATTGCGCCGCTCTCGGGAATTCGTGTTATCGATCTGACGACAGTTGCGATGGGGCCGTTGGCAAGTCAATGGCTCGGCGATCTGGGCGCTGATGTGATCAAGGTAGAGGCGCCGGAAGGTGATTCTACCCGGCGTACGGGGCCGGCAATTGAGCAGGGGATGGCGGCGCTTTTCATCAGCACCAATAGAAACAAGCGGAGTATTGCGCTAGACCTGAAAACCGATGCTGGTCGAGATGCACTTCTATCTTTGATCGACAGTGCTGACGTATTTATGCACAACATCCGTCCGCAGAAGCTGGCTGGACTCGGGCTTGGGCATGTTGAGCTATTGAAAAGAAACCCCAAGCTGGTTTACGCAGGATTACACGGATTTGGAGAATCCGGCCCTTACGGTGGGAAGCCTGCGTATGATGACATTATCCAGGCTTTATCGGGATGCGCAGACCTCATGGGAAAACAAAACGGGGTTCCTGGATATTACCCCTCTATTATTGCTGATAAAACGACGGGACTGATTGCGGCAATTGCTATTCTTTCGGCGATCATCGGACGTCAATCAAGCGGGGAGGGAGTAGTTGTAGAAATCCCGATGTTTGAGTGCATGACTGCTTTCAATCTGGTTGAACACTTATATGGACATATATTCAATCCACCGGTAGCTCCCCTTGGCTATCCACGCGTACTTTCAAAGGATCGCCGTCCGCTTAGAACCAGGGATGGATACGTATGCATGATGCCCTACACTGACTCACACTGGCGTGCATTTTTTAAAGAAGTAGGAGCCAGCGAACTCATAGATGATCCTCGGTTCAGTTCAATTGGGGATCGTACACAGCACATAGATGAGTTGTATAAAATTCTATCCTCTTACCTCCTGCAAAGAGACTCCTTCGACTGGCTCACTGTGTGTGAAAAGCTGGGAATTCCTGCTGCTCCAATTCGATCTCTCGACGATTTGCTAAAGGATCAGCACCTTGAAGAGGTTAACTTTTTCCAGAGCTATGACGACCAGAGTATAGGCGGTATTTGTACACCCGGTGTTCCGATACTGATCAACGGAGAACGTCCAAAGTCAAGAATACCGCCACGCCTTGGAGAGCATGGGCGAGAAATACTCCAGGAAATTGGCTATGACCAGGAAAAGCTAAATCGACTACTGAGATCCGGCACTGCGCAGAGAGAGAAGATGGGCAGTAGTCCACTGGGGTAGTGAGTTATGAGTGGGCAACGGATTGCCGGAGTTTATAGGACCCGAAACTCAGACAGATTGTTACAGCGAACGGGACGGGATATCAGGGTAAATGTGGCCTGAAGGAATGGTGATTTGAAGACAAGTTTTGACTATATCGTGGTCGGCGGTGGATCGGGGGGGCAACGCTTGCTGCAAGGCTAAGCGAGGATTCCAGCTGCTCTGTATTGCTTCTTGAAGCAGGCCCTGAAGACAACAAAGTGCTGATTGATATGCCGCTGGGCTTTCGGCTGATTCGACAGCTTGCGTTGTTTGATTGGGGCTATAGTTCAGAAGCGGAACCGCATGCTCATTCAAGGTCTATTCACACGCCAAGAGGCAAGGTGATGGGCGGGTCTTCATCTGTCAATGGAATGATCTATTCGCGTGGTCATACCCGAGACTACGATGAATGGGAGAATATGGGGGCGAAAGGATGGTCGTTCGATGAGGTTCTTCCATATTTCAAGAAGTCGGAATGTAGTGACCGCGGTGCTTCGCATTGGCATGGGGATTCAGGTCCCATGCAGGTTTCGCGTATCCTGAACGATGATCCGTTTGTACAACCGAACAGGGAAGCTGCAAATGAGCTGGGCTATCCTGTCGTAGATGATTTTGAGTCAGGATCACATGAAGGATTTGGATTACCTGATTTGACGGTTGGGGGTGGTTATCGTTCAAATACATCTCGAGCATTTCTTCGGCCAGCTCAAGATCGAGCAAACCTGACAATAGTTACAGGGGCTCACGTAACCCGTTTGCTGTTTGAGCGCAAGCGCGTGACTGGTGTGGAGTATCGCCGTAGAGGTAAATTGGAAAAAGTATTCTGTGAAGATGAAACCATTCTTTGCGGCGGTGCTTACGGAACTCCGCAATTGCTGATGCTATCTGGTGTAGGGCCGGCAGACCATTTGCGTGAGCATAACATTGGTATAGTGACTGACTTGCCAGGTGTTGGTTCTGGCCTTCAGGATCACCCGCTGGTTCCGATGACTTTCCGTAGCCGTTATCCATTGCGAGTGCGGCGGGAAACGCGCATTGATCAAATTGTAGCGTCGGCACTGCGGTGGTTTTTTACCGGCAAAGGTTTTTTAAGCACCCAACCTCTTTCTTCTGTAGCATACTACAAGTCCAGCCCTGCACTGAACAGGCCTGACCTGGAGTATGTACTCATACCGACAAATCTGGCAGCTAGAGTATGGTGCCCTGGGCTTCGTAAGCCGAGCGAAGATCTTCTATCTGTGTACAACATCCTGCTAAGGCCGGAAAGCCGAGGCACTGTTCGTTTGAAGTCAAGCAACCCAGATGTTTCACCTGCCATAAAGTTCAATCTGCTTGAGGCGGATCACGATGTCGAACTACTGCGGCACGCCATAAATTGGACAAGAGAGCTGATGTCAACTCAGTCCATGGCTTCGCTAGTAGGTGATGAATCCATGCCGGGTGATGCTGTGAACAGCCAGGAAAAGTTGACTGAGTACATTCGTTCGTCCGTGGTTACTGCCCAGCATCCGGCGTGCACATGTCGAATGGGCGTCGATGCGCTGAGTGTTGTGGACCCAAAACTGAGAGTTCACGGGTTGGAAGGACTACGCGTCGCCGATGCATCAGTTATGCCGACATTGATCGGTGGGCATACGAACGCAACGTCGGTGATGATTGGAGAGCGTGCCGCAGACTTGATCCGTAACTAGCCCGACTGCGCATTCCTGATTAAGAATAAAGTATTTACATATAGGTCTATGTGGTTGTATTATTCGACTCAACTGCTTCGAGCGGGCCGGTACAGTAGAAAAAGAATAGAGACTTTATATACCACTTAGGAGCGACTACCGCCCGCTTCCTTGCTGCGTGTAACGCTCAATTCAGCCGTTGGTCACCGGTAGTGTTGCGAGTAGCTATAAGCGGAAAGATTCCAGGCCGGCCTGGTCGGCAATATGATTGATATAAAACATCGAGATGTAGGAGCGATAACTATGAATAAGAAACTCTGCGGCACTAAAATCAAAACAGGGAAGACCGGTGCGTTCGTTGGAACATTGGCTGCTATCACGGCATTGCACTCTCCAGGTTCTGCGGCGCAGAAGTTGGAACTGGAAGAGATAATTGTCACAGCGACAAAAACAGCGGAATCGGTGCGCGATATTCCAATGAGTATCGAGGCATTTACCGGTGACAGCTTGTTGGACAGAGGTATCGTCGACGTAAAGGGTTTGTTTGATAGAACTGTTGGTGTCTCCTACTCCAATAGCAGGACTGTAATTCGGTCCGTTGCTGCAAACACCGTATCGAACTATGTGGTGAGTGAAGAAACGGGTCGCTTCCTGGGAGACATATCTCTCAACCCGCCGTCAGTCAAAGGCGGATTGGCGGATTTCGATCCATTTGATATGTCATCGGTTGAAATTCTTAAAGGGCCACAAGCAACTCTTTTTGGTGGGGCTGCTTTAGCGGGCGCTGTTCGTTATGTTCCCAATTCCGTAAATCACAACGAATTCGAAGCCAGGCTCAGGATGGCCTACGGTGACGTGAGCGAGTCCGATGACCATTTTATCTCCAAGTCGTTGATGTTGAATGTGCCGGTCTCTGAAGACTTCGGATTCCGGTTTGCAGCGACGGGGAACGATGTGCCGGGTCAAATTGACGATACTTTTTCCGGCAGAAATGACGTCAACTTCTCTGACACCGAGCAATACAGGGCTATTGCCGACTGGCAGCTCAGCGATCGGTGGGTTCTGACCGGTACTTACCAGAAATGGGAGAACGAATCCGAGACACCGTTTACAGACAACCCGGATGAATACACGATTTCTACTCGGCGATCCCCAGGTCCGAGTGAGAGTGAAGTTGAATTATTTGAGGGGCGGCTGGAGTATCTGGGCGAGACTTCCACTGTGACGGCTTTGGTAAGTCAGGTGGACAACACTTACAGTTGGGACATTGATCTGGTGCCTGTACTTGGGAGCGTGGGGATAATTCCAGATGCGATTACGCAACAAGATTTCATTGATTCAGAAGCCGATGTAACCAGCTACGAGCTAAGATGGTCAAGCAATTCTCCGATTGTTTCTTCCAGCTCATTTTTAAATGGATGGTCATATCTCTTTGGCCTTTACCGAATGGAGGCGGATCAGATCAAGAAAGAGGCTGTAGTGGTAACGGCACCGCCGGCCCTCGCTCCTTTCCTGCCCTTCATTGTGCCAGGGGTCCCGGTTGTTCCATTGGACAATGGTAACTTCGCTACGATTCAGGATTCGAGGGCTGAAGTCGATGTAACTGAAACGGCGTTCTTCATGGATATCGGGAAGTCCTTTTTAGACGATAAAATTGATCTGGATCTCGGGTTGCGCTATGCGGACTCGAGCGTTGATAGTGATGTGTACGACGTTTTCAGTGGCTCGATAGAAAATTTGAGAAAGTTCAGTGATGACGATGACCGCATCAACCCAAGTGTCGCTATCACCTGGAATATAGAGGACGATGTTTCGTTGCGGGCCAGTGCATCGGAAGGGTTTCGTTATGGTGGCGCTAACGCTATACCAACTAGTGAGCGTGAGGCTGAGGGAATCCCTGACACATTCGGCTCGGATTCGCTGTGGAACTATGAGCTGGCCTTACGCAGTGATTGGTTGGATCGCACCCTGCGATTTGATGCAACTGCATTCCAAATTAACTGGGACGACCTTCAAATCGTACAAATAAGTGATGCCGCTCTCAACTATGTTGACAATGTGGGAGGCGCTGAAATCCAGGGGCTTGAGTACTCTTTGCAATACGTCGTTCCTGAGAATACACAATGGGTGCCTGATGGGCTTTGGCTGACAGTAAGTAATGCCAATATAATGTCCGAAACGACCGAAGCTTTTCAATCCAGTGGATCGACTGTGGAGAAGGGTTCCGAGCTTCCCCTTTCGCCAAAGCGAACAACTGCGGTTGAAATTGGCTGGTCAGGCAACATGAATAATTTTGAGATGAGTCTTTCTGCAAATTACAAGTACTCAGGCGACCGGAAGAACGACTTGCTTGGTACCCGGCGTTTGCCTTCCTATGAATTGTGGGGCCTGTCCGCAAGGGTGTCGAATGATGCGTGGTATCTGCGGCCAGCAATAGGCTTGACGGTTACAAATTTGACTAATGAAGTATTCTCGCATACCGCCATTCCAGGAATTTTGAACCCGCTGGCGACTACTTATGTTCTTGGGGCTCCAAGAACAATTGCTTTGAACTTCGAAATTAGTCTATAGGTGCTTGGGTATACATACCTGTGCTTCGCTTGGTGTTGAGCAGCTGGAGGTGGTAGTCCATGACTACCGCTCCCATTAATAGGCCGAGTAAAGAATCTGCCTCCGCAGACCTTGTCTCGCTATACAGCACAATAGACTATCCGGATCATTGATCATGCTTCAAGAGTTCTTCCAAAACTATTCAAGCTACGAGTACTTCCTCGCGTCTGGACAGTTGTTTCTGGCTATGCTTGGAATGGGTTCATTGCTTTCGATAGCTGATTTTCTACTGGAAATACGCAACCCTCGTGGATTGATTACCGGGCTTGGGTTCCAATGGGTATGCGTACCCGTCATTGCGCTGGTAGTTGCGAATTCTCTCTCGGTTCCAACTGGAATCGCTGTAGGCCTGGTATTGATTGCGGCTGTTCCTGGTGGGTCATTGTCAAATATTCTAACTTTAGTTGGCCGCGGCAATATTGCCCTATCAATATCCTTGACCGCAATAACTACGGTGGCTTCACTTTTCGTCATCCCGTTAGTGCTGGAACTGCTGGTCGGGCAGTATATGCCAGATGACTTTGAGATGCCGACAGCGAGAATATTTCGGGAAATAACTTTCACGTTACTGATGCCGCTTTCAGCGGGGATGCTGATTCGGCATTTTGCTGGCCCGGAACGAAGCGCCAAATTCTCAAAGTTTGTTATCCATATTAGCCTGGTGTTTCTATTCGGAATAATACTTGGCGCTATTGGCAGCGGGCGAATGGATGCCAATACATACGGTGAAATTGGCATTATCTCCATGTTTCTATTTGGGATTGTAGTGCAGGTTTCTGCGGTGGCAGTTAGCAGAATTGCAGGTATATCGCTAAGAGATGGTCTTGCCATCGTCATTGAGGCTACGTTCAGAAACATGAGCTTGGCAATGGCAATCAAGGCGATTGTATTTCCAGCCCAGGAGCTTGGAGTGGACCCCATCGCTGACGGGGTATTGTTTACGATAATAATGTATGGAGGGATATGCCTGCTCCTGGTGGTATTTCCTGTGGTATTCGCACGAAAGCGGTCTCCTGCAATCGCATGAAACTCCAGAAGTGTTCTAAGCGATATTGC
It contains:
- a CDS encoding metal-dependent hydrolase family protein, whose protein sequence is MSSIKILQNAVIFDGINEDLVEGGSVVVEDDRIREVADHAVTIDGAEVLDLDGRFLMPGLLDLHFHGYSPSFNMSRLDRMPRALLVSNAVRILEGALQRGFTTVRDPGGGDIGLALAVEQGLINGPRFLFGGRALSQTGGHGDMRRHDEVELCGCAYSGVICQVVDGVDQIRKVCREELHKGAHHIKVFVSGGVTSPSDPVWMPQYTDEELRAAVEEAGSRRKYVVVHCHTDDGARRSAAAGVRSIDHGTEIGAETAELIARRGDCYVVPTLAVMRVVLDLGPQLGMHPESLEKMKPLWSKCLQSIENCQRAGVKLGLGTDIFGTENHYFQSREFELRGEVSKPLDVLRSATSINAEIAQLAGEVGEISAGAIADMIVLDSNPLDDLSVFQHAGKMPVIMRGGRWVRRSI
- a CDS encoding TonB-dependent receptor, with translation MNKKLCGTKIKTGKTGAFVGTLAAITALHSPGSAAQKLELEEIIVTATKTAESVRDIPMSIEAFTGDSLLDRGIVDVKGLFDRTVGVSYSNSRTVIRSVAANTVSNYVVSEETGRFLGDISLNPPSVKGGLADFDPFDMSSVEILKGPQATLFGGAALAGAVRYVPNSVNHNEFEARLRMAYGDVSESDDHFISKSLMLNVPVSEDFGFRFAATGNDVPGQIDDTFSGRNDVNFSDTEQYRAIADWQLSDRWVLTGTYQKWENESETPFTDNPDEYTISTRRSPGPSESEVELFEGRLEYLGETSTVTALVSQVDNTYSWDIDLVPVLGSVGIIPDAITQQDFIDSEADVTSYELRWSSNSPIVSSSSFLNGWSYLFGLYRMEADQIKKEAVVVTAPPALAPFLPFIVPGVPVVPLDNGNFATIQDSRAEVDVTETAFFMDIGKSFLDDKIDLDLGLRYADSSVDSDVYDVFSGSIENLRKFSDDDDRINPSVAITWNIEDDVSLRASASEGFRYGGANAIPTSEREAEGIPDTFGSDSLWNYELALRSDWLDRTLRFDATAFQINWDDLQIVQISDAALNYVDNVGGAEIQGLEYSLQYVVPENTQWVPDGLWLTVSNANIMSETTEAFQSSGSTVEKGSELPLSPKRTTAVEIGWSGNMNNFEMSLSANYKYSGDRKNDLLGTRRLPSYELWGLSARVSNDAWYLRPAIGLTVTNLTNEVFSHTAIPGILNPLATTYVLGAPRTIALNFEISL
- a CDS encoding CaiB/BaiF CoA transferase family protein produces the protein MIAPLSGIRVIDLTTVAMGPLASQWLGDLGADVIKVEAPEGDSTRRTGPAIEQGMAALFISTNRNKRSIALDLKTDAGRDALLSLIDSADVFMHNIRPQKLAGLGLGHVELLKRNPKLVYAGLHGFGESGPYGGKPAYDDIIQALSGCADLMGKQNGVPGYYPSIIADKTTGLIAAIAILSAIIGRQSSGEGVVVEIPMFECMTAFNLVEHLYGHIFNPPVAPLGYPRVLSKDRRPLRTRDGYVCMMPYTDSHWRAFFKEVGASELIDDPRFSSIGDRTQHIDELYKILSSYLLQRDSFDWLTVCEKLGIPAAPIRSLDDLLKDQHLEEVNFFQSYDDQSIGGICTPGVPILINGERPKSRIPPRLGEHGREILQEIGYDQEKLNRLLRSGTAQREKMGSSPLG
- a CDS encoding bile acid:sodium symporter family protein: MLQEFFQNYSSYEYFLASGQLFLAMLGMGSLLSIADFLLEIRNPRGLITGLGFQWVCVPVIALVVANSLSVPTGIAVGLVLIAAVPGGSLSNILTLVGRGNIALSISLTAITTVASLFVIPLVLELLVGQYMPDDFEMPTARIFREITFTLLMPLSAGMLIRHFAGPERSAKFSKFVIHISLVFLFGIILGAIGSGRMDANTYGEIGIISMFLFGIVVQVSAVAVSRIAGISLRDGLAIVIEATFRNMSLAMAIKAIVFPAQELGVDPIADGVLFTIIMYGGICLLLVVFPVVFARKRSPAIA
- a CDS encoding aldehyde dehydrogenase family protein; amino-acid sequence: MPAHDRKRILQPLIERVYQAEEELALLQTLDNGTPYRFSRHSRLSGKAAADILDHYAGWCDKITGETYPQFTAEANLQYLSFREPIGVAAAIIAFNAPLAMFATKVGAALASGCTIVVKPSEYTNIAVSRMAEIFADSDLPPGVFNFITGGSRAGAALSSHPDVDKVSFTGSASVGEQILASSGQNMKRVSLELGGKSAGIVFDDARSIEVAAKSLMGLCSTFLSGQICSTPSRAIVHRSKIDEFVNFCSEQVKTVKFGDPFDASTNTAPIISEKQVNRILNYIDSGRSEGATLCFGGDRPGGELENGNWINPALFVDVKNDMRIAREEIFGPVLCVIPFDTEEEAVAIANDSEYGLAGCIYTADVSKAFRVARAVRSGSVGINGYASSPHSPMGGIRRSGIGREGGWAAIDAFTEIKTVVLNMDG
- the yghU gene encoding glutathione-dependent disulfide-bond oxidoreductase; the protein is MTENTEYTPPRVWSWEKDNGGRFASINRPVAGPTHERELPVGKHPLQLYSLATPNGVKVTIMLEELLALGESGAEYDAHLIQIMEGDQFGSGFVAINPNSKIPALLDRSAATPVRVFESGAILVYLAEKFGAFLPTERGQRAECLSWLFWQMGATPFLGGGFGHFYAYAPVKLEYPINRFALEVKRQLDLLDRNLASRRYLGGDEYTIADMATYPWYGGLVLDNIYEAAEFLDVESYTHLNRWARDIQARPAVQRGRRVNRIWGPEEEQVPERHDASDLDL
- a CDS encoding GMC family oxidoreductase, which translates into the protein MLLEAGPEDNKVLIDMPLGFRLIRQLALFDWGYSSEAEPHAHSRSIHTPRGKVMGGSSSVNGMIYSRGHTRDYDEWENMGAKGWSFDEVLPYFKKSECSDRGASHWHGDSGPMQVSRILNDDPFVQPNREAANELGYPVVDDFESGSHEGFGLPDLTVGGGYRSNTSRAFLRPAQDRANLTIVTGAHVTRLLFERKRVTGVEYRRRGKLEKVFCEDETILCGGAYGTPQLLMLSGVGPADHLREHNIGIVTDLPGVGSGLQDHPLVPMTFRSRYPLRVRRETRIDQIVASALRWFFTGKGFLSTQPLSSVAYYKSSPALNRPDLEYVLIPTNLAARVWCPGLRKPSEDLLSVYNILLRPESRGTVRLKSSNPDVSPAIKFNLLEADHDVELLRHAINWTRELMSTQSMASLVGDESMPGDAVNSQEKLTEYIRSSVVTAQHPACTCRMGVDALSVVDPKLRVHGLEGLRVADASVMPTLIGGHTNATSVMIGERAADLIRN